One Streptomyces sp. P9-A2 DNA window includes the following coding sequences:
- a CDS encoding LysE/ArgO family amino acid transporter encodes MTAALTTAAAGFGTGLSLIVAIGAQNAFVLRQGVRREAVFAVVGICAVSDALLITLGVGGVGALVVAWPGALTAVGWIGGVFLLGYGVLAARRAVRPAGAGLETEGEAVTSRRRAVLTCLAMTWLNPHVYLDTVFLLGSVAADHGPLRWTFGLGAVLASLCWFAVLGFGARLLSRFLARPTAWRVLDGLVAVTMIVLGCTLVAGS; translated from the coding sequence ATGACCGCCGCCCTGACCACCGCCGCCGCCGGATTCGGCACCGGCCTCTCCCTGATCGTCGCCATCGGGGCCCAGAACGCCTTCGTCCTGCGCCAGGGCGTCCGCCGGGAGGCGGTGTTCGCCGTTGTGGGCATCTGCGCGGTGTCCGACGCGCTGCTCATCACCCTGGGAGTCGGCGGGGTGGGCGCCCTGGTGGTGGCCTGGCCCGGCGCGTTGACCGCGGTCGGCTGGATCGGTGGGGTGTTCCTGCTCGGCTACGGTGTCCTGGCCGCGCGGCGGGCGGTCCGGCCGGCCGGGGCCGGGCTCGAGACGGAGGGTGAGGCGGTGACCTCGCGACGTCGGGCCGTACTCACCTGCCTGGCGATGACCTGGCTCAACCCGCACGTCTACCTCGACACCGTGTTCCTGCTGGGCTCCGTGGCCGCCGACCACGGACCGCTGCGCTGGACGTTCGGACTCGGCGCGGTGCTGGCCAGCCTCTGTTGGTTCGCCGTCCTCGGCTTCGGGGCCCGGCTGCTGAGCCGCTTCCTCGCCCGGCCCACCGCCTGGCGGGTCCTGGACGGCCTGGTCGCCGTCACCATGATCGTCCTCGGCTGCACGCTCGTCGCCGGAAGCTGA
- a CDS encoding LysR family transcriptional regulator ArgP, which yields MEDLPLDQVRTLLAVVDEGTFDAAAAALHVTPSAVSQRVKALEQRTGRVLLLRTRPVRPTESGEVLVRLARQVARLERDAYTELGLSPAGEATRVSVAVNADSLATWFLGALTRVPAELRLCFELRREDESHTAALLREGVVMAAVTSSPDAVPGCSVRLLGRMRYLPAAGPEFAARYLTGPLEETLPRAPVVTFDRRDDFQDAFVRRLTRGRTGASTGRHLIPTSEGFAEAVASGLGWGMVPEAQAGPLLRAGRLTVFAPDLAADAPLYWQQWKLDSPALAVVAEAVAATAATALRS from the coding sequence ATGGAAGACCTTCCGCTGGACCAGGTGCGGACCCTGCTCGCCGTGGTGGACGAGGGCACCTTCGACGCGGCGGCCGCGGCCCTGCATGTGACGCCCTCCGCGGTGAGCCAGCGGGTGAAGGCGCTGGAGCAGCGCACCGGGCGGGTTCTGCTGCTGCGGACCCGCCCGGTCCGGCCGACCGAGTCGGGCGAGGTGCTGGTGCGGCTGGCCCGCCAGGTGGCGCGACTGGAGCGGGACGCGTACACGGAGCTCGGGCTGAGCCCGGCCGGGGAGGCGACCCGGGTGTCGGTGGCGGTGAACGCGGACTCGCTGGCGACCTGGTTCCTCGGAGCCCTCACCCGCGTCCCGGCCGAGCTGCGCCTCTGCTTCGAACTGCGCCGCGAGGACGAGTCCCACACCGCCGCGCTGCTGCGGGAGGGGGTGGTGATGGCCGCGGTGACCTCCTCGCCGGACGCGGTGCCGGGCTGCTCCGTACGACTGCTGGGACGGATGCGCTATCTCCCCGCGGCCGGCCCGGAGTTCGCCGCGCGGTACCTCACCGGGCCGTTGGAGGAGACGCTGCCGAGGGCGCCCGTGGTGACCTTCGACCGGCGGGACGACTTCCAGGACGCCTTCGTCCGCCGGCTCACCCGCGGCCGCACCGGGGCGAGCACGGGCCGGCACCTCATTCCGACCTCGGAGGGGTTCGCCGAGGCGGTCGCCTCGGGCCTGGGCTGGGGCATGGTCCCCGAGGCACAGGCCGGCCCCCTGCTACGGGCCGGCCGGCTCACCGTCTTCGCCCCGGACCTCGCGGCCGACGCGCCCCTGTACTGGCAGCAGTGGAAGCTGGACTCCCCCGCCCTGGCGGTGGTGGCCGAGGCGGTGGCGGCAACTGCGGCGACCGCGCTGCGGAGTTGA
- a CDS encoding WhiB family transcriptional regulator — translation MDDWRTRAACRDEDPDLFFPIGTSGPALLQTEQAKGVCRRCPVQQHCLDWALDTGQPLGVWGGTSETERRALKRRLKARRA, via the coding sequence ATGGACGACTGGCGGACCCGCGCGGCCTGCCGGGACGAGGATCCCGACCTCTTCTTCCCGATCGGGACCTCCGGCCCTGCCCTTCTTCAGACGGAGCAGGCGAAGGGGGTGTGCCGACGCTGCCCTGTCCAGCAGCATTGCCTCGACTGGGCGTTGGACACGGGGCAGCCCCTCGGGGTGTGGGGCGGCACGAGCGAGACGGAGCGACGCGCGCTGAAGCGCCGCTTGAAGGCACGGCGCGCCTGA
- a CDS encoding DUF488 domain-containing protein, translating into MSVRVRRVYEPPQPDDGIRVLVDRLWPRGLAKDLARVDEWPKGLTPSTDLRRWYHTGERPYEEFRGRYEKELAAPEAAELLDHVRDLATQGRVTLVTAAREPETSHAEVLARLLDDRHG; encoded by the coding sequence ATGAGCGTGCGTGTGCGTCGTGTCTACGAACCGCCCCAGCCGGACGACGGGATCCGTGTCCTGGTCGACCGGCTGTGGCCGCGTGGCCTGGCGAAGGACCTGGCCCGCGTGGACGAGTGGCCCAAGGGCCTGACGCCGTCGACGGACCTGCGCCGCTGGTACCACACCGGCGAGCGGCCGTACGAGGAGTTCCGCGGGCGCTACGAGAAGGAGCTCGCCGCTCCCGAGGCGGCCGAACTCCTCGACCATGTAAGGGATCTGGCCACGCAGGGCCGGGTGACGCTGGTGACCGCGGCCAGGGAGCCGGAGACCAGCCATGCCGAGGTGCTGGCCCGCCTCCTCGACGACCGGCACGGCTGA
- a CDS encoding FAD-binding dehydrogenase, whose amino-acid sequence MDADVVIVGAGLAGLVAAHELTSRGRRVALVDQENAANLGGQAFWSFGGLFLVGSPEQRRLGVKDSFELAWSDWQGSAGFDRLEDEDTWAVRWARAYVEWAAGEKRSWLTGHGISFLPTVGWAERGDLRADGHGNSVPRFHIAWGTGTGVVEPFVGHARQASRDGLLTFHHRHRVDELVVRDGAVSGVRGVVLAPDDAPRGVASSREAIGDFELTAQAVIVTSGGIGADHDIVRRHWPERLGTPPREMVTGVPAHVDGRMLGISERAGARLVNRDRMWHYTEGIRNWDPVWHGHGIRILPGPSSMWFDALGRRLPEPCLPGYDTLGTLKHLRTTEDIAGHDHSWFILTRKIIEKEFALSGSEQNPDITAKDRTGFLRERVLGKGAPGPVDAFLREGADFVTAPTLEQLVERMNALTDKPLLDAAAVRSQIEARDRQLGHSFSKDAQVQGIRNARRYIGDRLGRVATPHRILDPAAGPLIGVKLHILTRKTLGGIQTDLDSRALDGGGRPVEGLYAAGEVAGFGGGGVHGYNALEGTFLGGCLFSGRAAGRAAARQTA is encoded by the coding sequence ATGGATGCCGATGTCGTCATCGTCGGAGCGGGTCTCGCGGGCCTGGTCGCGGCCCACGAACTGACCAGCCGGGGCCGCAGAGTCGCCCTCGTCGACCAGGAGAACGCCGCCAACCTCGGCGGACAGGCCTTCTGGTCCTTCGGCGGGCTGTTCCTCGTCGGCTCCCCGGAGCAGCGGCGCCTCGGCGTCAAGGACTCCTTCGAGCTCGCCTGGAGCGACTGGCAGGGCAGCGCCGGATTCGACCGGCTCGAGGACGAGGACACCTGGGCGGTGCGCTGGGCGCGCGCCTACGTCGAGTGGGCGGCGGGGGAGAAGCGGTCCTGGCTGACCGGGCACGGCATCTCCTTCCTGCCCACCGTCGGCTGGGCCGAACGCGGTGACCTCCGCGCGGACGGGCACGGCAACAGCGTGCCCCGCTTCCACATCGCCTGGGGCACCGGGACCGGCGTCGTCGAACCCTTCGTCGGCCACGCCCGGCAGGCCTCGCGCGACGGTCTGCTCACCTTCCACCACCGGCACCGGGTCGACGAACTGGTCGTCCGGGACGGCGCCGTGAGCGGAGTGCGGGGCGTCGTCCTGGCCCCGGACGACGCCCCGCGCGGCGTCGCTTCCAGCCGCGAGGCGATCGGTGACTTCGAGCTCACCGCCCAGGCCGTGATCGTCACCAGCGGCGGCATCGGCGCCGACCACGACATCGTCCGCCGGCACTGGCCCGAGCGGCTCGGCACCCCGCCCCGCGAGATGGTCACGGGGGTCCCCGCCCACGTGGACGGGCGGATGCTCGGCATCAGCGAGCGCGCGGGCGCGCGACTGGTCAACCGGGACCGGATGTGGCACTACACCGAGGGCATACGGAACTGGGACCCGGTCTGGCACGGCCACGGCATCCGCATCCTGCCCGGCCCGTCCTCGATGTGGTTCGACGCCCTCGGCCGCCGGCTGCCCGAGCCCTGCCTCCCCGGCTACGACACCCTGGGCACGCTCAAGCACCTGCGCACCACCGAGGACATCGCCGGCCACGACCATTCCTGGTTCATCCTCACCCGGAAGATCATCGAGAAGGAGTTCGCGCTCTCGGGCTCCGAACAGAACCCCGACATCACCGCCAAGGACCGGACCGGGTTCCTGCGCGAACGCGTCCTGGGCAAGGGCGCCCCCGGCCCGGTCGACGCCTTCCTGCGTGAGGGCGCGGACTTCGTGACCGCCCCGACCCTGGAGCAGCTCGTCGAGCGGATGAACGCCCTCACCGACAAGCCGCTCCTCGACGCGGCCGCCGTCCGGAGCCAGATCGAGGCCCGCGACCGGCAGCTCGGCCACTCCTTCAGCAAGGACGCCCAGGTGCAGGGCATCCGCAACGCCCGCCGCTACATAGGCGACCGTCTCGGCCGCGTCGCCACCCCGCACCGCATTCTCGACCCCGCGGCCGGCCCGCTGATCGGCGTCAAGCTGCACATCCTCACCCGCAAGACCCTCGGCGGCATCCAGACCGACCTCGACTCCCGCGCGCTGGACGGCGGGGGCAGGCCGGTCGAGGGGTTGTACGCGGCCGGCGAGGTCGCGGGCTTCGGAGGCGGAGGCGTCCACGGCTACAACGCCCTGGAGGGCACCTTCCTCGGCGGCTGCCTCTTCTCGGGCCGTGCGGCGGGGCGGGCGGCCGCACGGCAGACGGCGTAG
- a CDS encoding TetR/AcrR family transcriptional regulator: MTRRRVRTRADLLRAAFAVFAAKGFGHVSIEEVCEAAGYSRGAFYSNFATLDGLFFALYAERAELIAEQVSGALAVGGPDLDVPAAVDRVTEVLLLDRDWLLVKTDFLVRAARDPEISRALLEHRARLRGAIADHLGRARGHTELPAVLGTAEGAAHAVVAAYDGVTTQLLLDGDVERARAWLKQLLTALLTDGSAEPAAHRRG, from the coding sequence GTGACCAGACGCCGCGTCCGCACGCGCGCCGACCTTCTCCGGGCGGCGTTCGCCGTGTTCGCGGCCAAGGGCTTCGGGCACGTCTCCATCGAGGAGGTCTGCGAGGCCGCCGGATACAGCAGGGGCGCCTTCTACTCGAACTTCGCCACCCTGGACGGGTTGTTCTTCGCCCTGTACGCGGAGCGCGCCGAGCTGATCGCCGAGCAGGTCTCCGGTGCCCTCGCCGTGGGCGGACCCGACCTCGACGTGCCCGCGGCCGTGGACCGCGTCACCGAGGTACTGCTGCTCGACCGGGACTGGCTGCTGGTGAAGACCGACTTCCTCGTACGTGCCGCCCGTGACCCGGAGATCTCCCGCGCCCTGCTGGAACACCGCGCCAGGCTGCGCGGCGCCATCGCGGACCACCTGGGCCGGGCCCGCGGCCACACCGAACTGCCCGCCGTTCTCGGCACCGCCGAGGGTGCCGCGCACGCCGTGGTCGCCGCGTACGACGGAGTCACCACCCAACTGCTGCTGGACGGGGACGTCGAGCGCGCCCGCGCCTGGCTGAAACAACTGCTGACCGCGTTGCTGACCGACGGCAGCGCCGAACCGGCCGCGCACCGACGCGGATGA
- a CDS encoding MBL fold metallo-hydrolase, which produces MRAEVRQVADGTHLVHGSHTNWVILQEGGAVTLIDTGYPGDREQLLASLAEVGGSPESVAAVLITHAHTDHLGSAEYLRATYGTPVYTHEAEVPHARRDFLQQVTVGQVLRNSWRPGVLPWALHVLRSGGTAHVPVTAPEPFPRSGPLDLPGRPVPVHTPGHTDGHCVFHLPHLGVVVSGDALVSAHPTSRLDGPQLLPRMFHHERATALGSLDILAGLAGDLTLPGHGPVHRGSLKGAAELARERAQ; this is translated from the coding sequence ATGCGCGCAGAGGTACGGCAGGTGGCCGACGGCACCCACCTGGTGCACGGCTCCCACACCAACTGGGTGATCCTCCAGGAGGGGGGCGCCGTCACACTGATCGACACCGGGTACCCCGGTGACCGCGAGCAGCTCCTCGCCTCCCTCGCGGAGGTGGGCGGTTCACCGGAATCGGTCGCGGCCGTCCTCATCACCCACGCCCACACCGACCATCTGGGCTCCGCCGAGTACCTGCGGGCAACGTACGGCACGCCCGTGTACACGCACGAGGCCGAAGTCCCCCACGCCCGAAGGGACTTCCTCCAGCAGGTGACCGTCGGACAGGTCCTGCGCAACAGCTGGCGGCCGGGTGTGCTGCCCTGGGCACTGCACGTGCTGCGCTCCGGCGGCACGGCACACGTACCGGTCACCGCCCCCGAGCCGTTCCCTCGGTCCGGCCCGCTGGACCTGCCCGGCCGGCCGGTGCCCGTGCACACGCCCGGCCACACCGACGGGCACTGCGTCTTCCATCTCCCGCACCTCGGGGTGGTGGTGTCCGGCGACGCCCTGGTGAGCGCCCATCCCACGTCCCGGCTCGACGGACCGCAGCTGCTGCCCCGCATGTTCCACCACGAGCGGGCCACCGCCCTCGGCTCGCTGGACATCCTGGCCGGGCTGGCGGGCGACCTGACGCTGCCCGGACACGGCCCCGTGCACCGGGGATCCCTGAAGGGTGCGGCGGAGCTGGCCCGCGAACGCGCGCAATAG
- a CDS encoding DUF4032 domain-containing protein — protein MALQISATNPEHPALLLELPWHLPLQEWPEQYLVPLPRGISRHVVRYARAGDEVIAVKELARRPALREYELLRDLDRIGIPAVDPLAVVTGRAGTDGEPLESVLITRHLGGSMPYRSMFETTLRPATMHRLMDALAVLLVRLHLAGFAWGDCSLSNTLFRRDAGAYAAYLVDAETGELHPELSPGQRAYDLDLARVNISGELLDLEASGALHPSVDPIEFGTEICARYEGLWLELTRTSVYPAGKYHYIERRIRRLNDLGFDVAEMQIEHASNGDTVTFVPKVVDAGHHQRQLLRLTGLDAEENQARRLLNDLESWMATQDDHTPDGALPGARPEVLAHRWVREVFRPTVRAVPPGLRGAMDQAEIYHELLEHRWYLSERAQHDIGLDTVVEDYIRNILPEARETLRPTTD, from the coding sequence ATGGCCCTGCAGATCAGCGCGACCAACCCGGAGCATCCCGCGCTCCTGCTGGAACTGCCCTGGCACCTGCCGCTCCAGGAATGGCCCGAGCAGTACCTGGTACCGCTGCCGCGCGGCATCTCCCGGCACGTGGTGCGCTACGCCCGCGCCGGCGACGAGGTGATCGCCGTCAAGGAACTCGCCCGGCGGCCCGCACTGCGCGAATACGAGCTGCTGCGCGACCTGGACCGGATCGGCATCCCCGCGGTGGACCCGCTCGCCGTGGTCACCGGCCGCGCGGGCACCGACGGGGAGCCGTTGGAGAGCGTGCTGATCACCCGGCATCTCGGCGGGTCGATGCCGTACCGGTCGATGTTCGAGACGACGCTGCGCCCGGCGACCATGCACCGGCTGATGGACGCACTCGCCGTGCTCCTGGTGCGGCTGCATCTCGCCGGGTTCGCATGGGGCGACTGCTCGCTGTCCAACACTCTGTTCAGACGGGACGCGGGTGCCTACGCCGCCTATCTGGTGGACGCCGAGACCGGTGAGCTGCACCCGGAACTGAGCCCCGGCCAGCGCGCGTACGACCTGGACCTCGCCCGCGTGAACATCAGCGGCGAACTGCTCGACCTGGAGGCCTCCGGAGCGCTGCACCCGTCCGTGGACCCCATCGAGTTCGGCACCGAGATCTGCGCCCGCTACGAAGGTCTCTGGCTGGAGCTGACCCGTACCTCCGTCTACCCGGCGGGCAAGTACCACTACATCGAGCGCCGGATCCGCCGGCTGAACGATCTGGGTTTCGACGTGGCCGAGATGCAGATCGAGCACGCCTCCAACGGCGACACGGTCACCTTCGTGCCGAAGGTCGTCGACGCCGGGCACCACCAGCGCCAGTTGCTGCGCCTGACCGGACTCGACGCCGAGGAGAACCAGGCCAGGCGGCTGCTGAACGACCTGGAGAGCTGGATGGCCACCCAGGACGACCACACCCCCGACGGCGCGCTGCCCGGCGCCCGCCCGGAGGTCCTCGCCCACCGCTGGGTGCGGGAGGTGTTCCGCCCGACCGTGCGTGCCGTGCCGCCCGGACTGCGCGGCGCGATGGACCAGGCGGAGATCTACCACGAACTCCTCGAGCACCGCTGGTACCTGTCCGAGCGGGCCCAGCACGACATCGGTCTCGACACGGTGGTCGAGGACTACATCAGGAACATCCTGCCCGAGGCCCGGGAGACGCTGCGGCCCACGACCGACTGA
- a CDS encoding universal stress protein, with protein sequence MTRPITAGVDGTGESLAGLAWAAREAVRRGRPLRVVHAWRFQTHEAVDAGDAATQERWVRDAVTESVRQVTGRHPALAVTTDVLEGDAVEVLTGAAADAEMLVLGSRGHGRIMGFLVGSVGQQVIVGARRPVVFVRAEDTPSGEVAGREIVVGQQGDPEDSAAALEFAFEAAAARGATLRAVRAWTLPPMFAYSPDTLRLMDEAGGLEPYEQKSLSDALAPLRERYPQVRVVEQVEMGSAGQVLLSVSGTAQLMVVGRRARRSAVGARIGSVAHGVLHHADCPVAVVPHD encoded by the coding sequence ATGACGCGCCCGATCACGGCAGGGGTCGACGGAACCGGGGAGAGCCTCGCCGGACTGGCCTGGGCGGCGAGGGAAGCGGTCCGCCGGGGGCGCCCGCTGCGGGTGGTGCACGCCTGGCGCTTCCAGACGCACGAGGCGGTCGACGCCGGCGACGCCGCCACCCAGGAGCGGTGGGTGCGCGACGCGGTGACCGAGTCGGTCCGCCAGGTCACCGGACGGCACCCCGCTCTCGCGGTGACCACCGATGTCCTGGAGGGGGACGCCGTCGAGGTCCTGACCGGCGCCGCGGCGGACGCCGAGATGCTGGTGCTCGGCTCCCGCGGGCACGGGCGGATCATGGGCTTCCTGGTCGGCTCGGTCGGCCAGCAGGTGATCGTCGGGGCCCGGCGGCCGGTGGTGTTCGTGCGGGCCGAGGACACGCCGTCCGGCGAGGTCGCCGGGCGGGAGATCGTCGTCGGCCAGCAGGGCGACCCGGAGGACAGCGCCGCCGCGCTGGAATTCGCCTTCGAGGCCGCCGCCGCGCGGGGTGCCACCCTGCGCGCCGTACGCGCCTGGACCCTGCCGCCGATGTTCGCCTACAGCCCCGACACGCTGCGCCTCATGGACGAGGCCGGGGGCCTGGAGCCGTACGAGCAGAAGTCCCTGTCGGACGCTCTCGCGCCGCTGCGGGAGCGCTATCCGCAGGTGCGCGTCGTCGAGCAGGTGGAGATGGGCAGCGCCGGGCAGGTGCTGCTGTCGGTGTCCGGCACGGCCCAGCTGATGGTCGTCGGCCGCCGCGCGCGCCGCAGTGCCGTCGGGGCCCGGATCGGCTCGGTCGCACACGGCGTCCTGCACCACGCGGACTGCCCTGTGGCGGTGGTGCCGCACGACTGA
- a CDS encoding RNA-guided endonuclease InsQ/TnpB family protein — MVTSQVKRAFKYRFYPTDAQAAELSRTFGCVRKVYNLALAARSEAWTLRQERVNYNATSAMLTSWKKSEELAFLSEVSSVPLQQTLRHLQGAFGNFWQKRAKYPTFKSRKKSRKSAEYTTSGFRFRDGRLTLAKMREPLDIVWSRPLPEGTTPSTVTVSQDAAGRWFVSMLCDDIPAPMPETANAVGIDAGITSLVTLSTGEKVTNSKFERKDRARLARAQRVLARKARGDGANRAKARRKVAKVHARIADRRRDVLHKLTTRLVRENQTIVIEDLTVRNMVRNHSLARAISDAAWTTMRGMLEYKCAWYGRDLVAIDRWFPSSKLCSACGTLRGKMPLNVREWTCDCGTTHDRDVNAAKNVLAEGLSVTVCGAGVRPQRSSPGGQSATKQKTPRREP; from the coding sequence ATGGTCACGAGCCAGGTGAAGCGGGCGTTCAAGTACCGCTTCTACCCGACCGACGCGCAGGCAGCGGAGCTGTCGCGCACGTTCGGGTGCGTTCGCAAGGTCTACAACCTGGCGCTCGCCGCACGGTCCGAGGCGTGGACGCTCCGTCAGGAGCGGGTCAACTACAACGCCACCTCCGCGATGCTCACCTCGTGGAAGAAGTCCGAGGAACTGGCTTTCCTGTCCGAGGTGTCGTCGGTGCCGTTGCAGCAGACGCTGCGGCATCTGCAAGGCGCGTTCGGGAACTTCTGGCAGAAGCGGGCCAAGTACCCGACCTTCAAGTCTCGTAAGAAGTCGCGGAAGTCTGCCGAGTACACCACCAGCGGTTTCCGCTTCCGTGACGGCAGGCTGACCCTTGCCAAGATGCGTGAACCGCTCGACATCGTCTGGTCCCGTCCCCTTCCCGAAGGTACGACGCCGTCCACCGTGACCGTGTCGCAGGACGCGGCCGGGCGCTGGTTCGTCTCGATGCTGTGTGACGACATCCCCGCACCGATGCCCGAGACCGCGAACGCTGTCGGGATCGACGCCGGGATCACCAGCCTGGTGACGCTCTCCACCGGGGAGAAGGTCACCAACTCCAAGTTCGAGCGCAAGGACCGCGCCCGTCTTGCCAGGGCCCAACGGGTGCTGGCGAGGAAGGCCAGGGGTGACGGAGCGAACCGGGCGAAGGCCCGGCGTAAGGTCGCGAAGGTCCATGCCCGCATTGCCGACCGCAGGCGCGACGTCCTGCACAAGCTGACCACTCGTCTCGTTCGTGAAAACCAAACGATCGTGATCGAGGATCTGACCGTACGCAACATGGTCAGGAACCATTCCCTGGCCCGCGCCATCTCGGATGCGGCCTGGACCACGATGCGCGGCATGCTGGAGTACAAGTGCGCCTGGTACGGAAGGGACCTGGTTGCCATCGACCGCTGGTTCCCCTCCTCCAAGCTGTGCTCCGCGTGCGGCACGTTGCGGGGCAAGATGCCACTGAACGTCCGCGAGTGGACGTGTGACTGCGGCACGACCCACGACCGGGACGTGAACGCAGCGAAGAATGTGCTGGCCGAGGGGCTCTCGGTGACAGTCTGTGGAGCTGGTGTAAGACCTCAACGGAGTTCTCCGGGCGGGCAGTCGGCGACGAAGCAGAAAACCCCACGGCGCGAGCCGTAG